Genomic segment of Bacteroides stercoris ATCC 43183:
TTTATGGTTACATGGCTACACATGCCGATTTCTTACGGCTTTCATTATCAAGTTGTATCACTGTTGCCGCTATCTTGTATATAGTTACATTGCTACTATGGTTGGGTAAAGTCTTTTTGCGCTATTTCAATATGGATATACGTATAGACCGGGAACAGCTGTTCTTTGAGAGCGGACTGATTTCGCGTAATAGCAGCCGGTTCTCATACGATAAGATTTGTACTGTTTATATCAAGCGGAATATCATTGAAAAATGGTTGGCTTGCAGCACTGTTATGCTGAAACAGGCATTGAATGCCACTGACAGGAATAGAGGAGCGGATGTCAGAATTTATGGTTCAGACTCTGCTACAACTTTTCTGGACTGGTGGTTGGGAAAGGATTATGCATCTTCGCAACCTATCGTTTCTGCTCAATCCGGATACGGCTTATTAGGCTATACCATCCGGTTCGATCTGTTGGTTTCGCTTGCAGCCGGTATAGCCTTATGCTATTTTCAATATTACGGTTGGCTTTGGCTCCCGGTCGTTTATATGCTGATATCCCTGATAAAAGGGATTTTTGCCGTACGTCGGAGTTCTATCACTTTAAAAGAGGATTATGTGGAAATCAATTCAGGAAAGTTTGCAGAAGTGAAAAACTATTTCAAATATTCGAACATGGAAGTGGTTCGCATGACAGCTACTCCTTTTACTCCTTTTTATCACAGAGTAAATCTTGTCATTTCTACCAATGGTTCCCTACCAATGGTTCCTCCTTTACCATAAGAAGCCTGAAAGAACAAGAAGCTAAGGAAATCTATGAATTGCTGCTGTATAATTGCTATATCAAATGAGGCTGATGGAGGCTTGCTGTTTATTCCATCGGCGGAATTATCTGTGCACATATATTAATTCCGCCGTTTTTTCTCTATCTCTTTTTTAGGAATTTCAGCCTTTGGCTTCCTGATACATAAAGCGTTTGATACTCTTCTTGGCGGTCTTTTCAAACTCCTCGAAGTGTATTTTTACTTTGGTAATCTGGCAATATGCCGGCAGAAGCAGGTTCAGTTCGTTCCGGTTGGCTTCCATTGCCTTTTCTATATCGGTTTGTTGCAGGCCGTGGGCAAAGGCATCGTCGAAGTCGGGATAAATCAGGGCTACGAGTTTGTCATGCTGCAATACAATCAACGATTCCGAGACGTAAGGCATGTTATTCAGTTTGCTTTCTATCTCTTCGGGATAAATGTTCTGTCCGCTGGAAGTGAGAAGCATATTCTTGCTGCGCCCGCGTACGGTGACGTAGCCGTCGGCATCCATTGTGGCGAGGTCGCCTGTGTGCAGCCAGCCGTTGACATCTATGATTTGGGAAGTGGCTTCGGCATTCTTGTAATAGCCCAGCATAAGGTTGCTTCCCCGGCAGATGATTTCGCCCGCTACATGCTGAGGATCGGGAGAATCTATCTTTACTTCCATGCGGGTAGTGGCCTTTCCGCACGAAGCGAGCTTCAGGGTTTCCCAGCGGCTAGAGCAGATGATAGGACCGCATTCCGTCATGCCGTAGGCAATGGTGTAGGGGAAGCCTATCTGTTTGAGGAAGCGTTCCACGTCGGCGTTGAAAGGTGCGCCGCCGATGATGATTTCATCGAAATTGCCGCCGAAGACATCCATAGCCTTTTTGCGCATGTCCGCTTTTATCTTATCGTTGACGATAGGCATCCGTAACAGCAGCTTGCCTATCTTGTTGTCTATGAGTGGCAGGATGTTTTTCTTGATAATCTTCTCTACGATGAGCGGCACGCAGGATATGACGCGCGGCTTGATTTCGGAGAATGACTGCGCGATAATCTTTGGCGACGGCATGCGGGTGAGGAAATAAAGGTGTGCACCTGCCGAGAAACCGTAAAGAAAATCGTAGACCATGCCGAAAACATGCCCCAGAGGGAGCATGGATACGATATGGTCGCCGGGACGTACGGGCAGCATTTCGTGGCAATAGGCTATATTGGACCATAAGCTGCGGTAGGGCAGCATCACGCCTTTGGAATAGCCGGTAGTGCCGGACGTATAATTGATAACCGCCAACTCTTCGGGCGACTGTTCTTTGCGGTAGCAGATATGTTCAGGACGGAAGTTCTTAGGATAGCGCGTGCCGTAGATGGCGTTGCGGTGTTCGAAAGCTTCCATGAGCCGTTCGTCCCGGCAGACAACCGGAGTAAAATCCGTCAGCAAGACAACTCCCATAAGCAACGGCATGGCTTCTTCGTTCAAGTTCTCCCAAGCCCGGTCGCCGACAAAAAGGAGTTTGGCTTCGGAGTGGTTGACGATATTATGTATGTTGTCTGCTTTGAATTCGTGAAGAATAGGAACGATTACAGCACCATAAGTCACTGTTGCCAAAAAGCAAACCGCCCAATGGGCACTGTTACGACCGCATACGGCTATTTTATCACCGGGCTGGATACCGGCGCTTTCCAATACGATATGAAATTTAGCGATCTTGCGGGCAACATCTTTATATTGTAGGGTTATTCCTTGATAGTCTGTCAGAGCGTTTCTGTCCCAGTTTTGTATGATGCTTTGTTCGATATAGTCGATGAACAGTTGTTCTTGTTTCATGCGTATATTTGCACACTTTAGTTAAAACTGCGCAAATATAGGGCTTATAGTGATGCAATGCAAGTGGTTTAAAGTTTTTTTCATGAGGGTATGTCAAATTTAAAATTCGCTTACTATTTGTTTTTTTAGGCATGGGATTACATAGGTTTCACGGAAAAAGAATAAAGAAAATCTGTGTTTTCCGTATAATTCCGTGCCTAAAAAAACAAATAGTGTATTTTCTCCCTCTTATTTCCTATTCTTTGGTCTTTTCAGAAATAAGCAGCAATTTGTCTCCCACATGAAGTTTCAGAGTGCCGTTGGGTATCAGGTATTCGTTGTCGCGTTTCACTATCATAACGAGAGTTCCCTGGGGCAGGTTCATGTCTTTGAGGGTATCGCCTTTCGCGTCGAGCATCTCCCGGGTGACGGTTACATCGCGCAGGTCGGAGTCGATATCTTCGGGCAGTTCCACTCCGAAGTCGTTACCTGTCTTTTCCATCGGGGTGGAAAGCCCCATGATGCGTGCTACTTTAGAGACGGTAGTACCTTGGATGACGAGTGAGAGGATGGTGATGAAGAACACGATGTTGAAGATTACATCTGCTCCCGGCACACCTGCCACTACCGGATAGGTAGCGAAGATAATGGGAACCGCGCCTCGCAACCCTACCCAGGACACAAACATTTTGGACTTCATATTGATACGTTTCCCGAACGGGAGCAGGCAGAGGAATATGCTGAGCGGACGTCCTATGACAATCATGAATACGCCGATGAGCAATGCCACGACTGCCACTTCCAGCATTTCGTGCGGGTTCACCAGCAGACCGAGACAGAGGAACATGATGATCTGGAAAAGCCATGTCAGTCCATCCATAAACGTGTAAATCTCTTTGCGGTGCATGATTTTGTTGTTACCCACCATCATGCCGGCAATGTAGACGGCGAGGTATCCGTTGCCCTTCATCAGATCGGTAATGGAGAAGGTAAAGAATACGAACGACAACAGCAGAATGGGGTAGAGCGACTGGTTGTCTATATTCAGCCTGTTGAGCATAAGGATGGCCAGCTTGCC
This window contains:
- a CDS encoding long-chain fatty acid--CoA ligase; the protein is MKQEQLFIDYIEQSIIQNWDRNALTDYQGITLQYKDVARKIAKFHIVLESAGIQPGDKIAVCGRNSAHWAVCFLATVTYGAVIVPILHEFKADNIHNIVNHSEAKLLFVGDRAWENLNEEAMPLLMGVVLLTDFTPVVCRDERLMEAFEHRNAIYGTRYPKNFRPEHICYRKEQSPEELAVINYTSGTTGYSKGVMLPYRSLWSNIAYCHEMLPVRPGDHIVSMLPLGHVFGMVYDFLYGFSAGAHLYFLTRMPSPKIIAQSFSEIKPRVISCVPLIVEKIIKKNILPLIDNKIGKLLLRMPIVNDKIKADMRKKAMDVFGGNFDEIIIGGAPFNADVERFLKQIGFPYTIAYGMTECGPIICSSRWETLKLASCGKATTRMEVKIDSPDPQHVAGEIICRGSNLMLGYYKNAEATSQIIDVNGWLHTGDLATMDADGYVTVRGRSKNMLLTSSGQNIYPEEIESKLNNMPYVSESLIVLQHDKLVALIYPDFDDAFAHGLQQTDIEKAMEANRNELNLLLPAYCQITKVKIHFEEFEKTAKKSIKRFMYQEAKG
- a CDS encoding PH domain-containing protein — its product is MKTNDFSAPRRMSKSAFVIFLVNNLWLYAKYFLFIVILELFNSEKKLSFIEAALDFLVVLAICLTLAAVIAFINYYSKKYYVENGNLIFIHGLVRKEITSISLTKIHSLRTKQGLIYRLLDMKGVSFDTLASQSEEIEMILDNEDWEALLSRIETLDSQTQIQASEADKIEEKTDGYTTKLSVGNLNLIKGALCQNHLRGMVVFGSILVTLYDQIISVNENAVEYFYGYMATHADFLRLSLSSCITVAAILYIVTLLLWLGKVFLRYFNMDIRIDREQLFFESGLISRNSSRFSYDKICTVYIKRNIIEKWLACSTVMLKQALNATDRNRGADVRIYGSDSATTFLDWWLGKDYASSQPIVSAQSGYGLLGYTIRFDLLVSLAAGIALCYFQYYGWLWLPVVYMLISLIKGIFAVRRSSITLKEDYVEINSGKFAEVKNYFKYSNMEVVRMTATPFTPFYHRVNLVISTNGSLPMVPPLP
- a CDS encoding potassium/proton antiporter produces the protein MLFTAENILLVGSILLFVSIIVGKTGYRFGVPALLLFLVVGMLFGSDGLGLQFHNAKEAQFIGMVALSIILFSGGMDTKFTEIKPILSPGIVLSTFGVLLTALFTGLFIWWLSGMSWTNIHLPLITSLLLASTMSSTDSASVFAILRSQKMNLKHNLRPMLELESGSNDPMAYMLTVVLIQLIQSSGMGASQIAFSFVIQFVVGAAAGYLLGKLAILMLNRLNIDNQSLYPILLLSFVFFTFSITDLMKGNGYLAVYIAGMMVGNNKIMHRKEIYTFMDGLTWLFQIIMFLCLGLLVNPHEMLEVAVVALLIGVFMIVIGRPLSIFLCLLPFGKRINMKSKMFVSWVGLRGAVPIIFATYPVVAGVPGADVIFNIVFFITILSLVIQGTTVSKVARIMGLSTPMEKTGNDFGVELPEDIDSDLRDVTVTREMLDAKGDTLKDMNLPQGTLVMIVKRDNEYLIPNGTLKLHVGDKLLLISEKTKE